ATTTTCAAATTCAACGTTTTTTTCAACCCATTCCAAAAGTTTGTTTTTGCGAATCAACTTCCCATAGTTTTCCATGGTCTTCGATTTCTGTTGTGGATTCAGTTTAATGTAGGACTCGTACATGGTATTGATTCCTGCTACTTGAATTTCATACTCCGTTCCATCGTAATCCTTATCTTGGTTCATTAGCATATGTAGCGCAACACCAAAGTGATATGTCGTGAATAGCTCTTTTCCGTAAGTTGCTTTTTCTTCGATTAGTCCCATTACCACGGCCTGATGAAGGTACATATGTAGGTATGGACAACCGTTCAACCACTTACTTACGAAGTTGTCTGCTTCCAGTCTTGAGCTTTTGTTAATTCTGTATCTGTCCTTTGTTAGGCTTTGTAAGAGCTCAATAACAGTTTCTTCCAAAGGTTTGTAATCCTCAGCGGTTTTTAAACTGCTTGGGTCTGGGACATTAAGATTGATTGTCTGTGCATTGGTTAGATTGCCTAGTAAAAGTAAGAAGCAAAAAGCCGCTATGTATTTCATAATTATAGAGTATGGTGTACAACGCCTAACTAAAATGAGTATGCGCCCCAGTTGCTAGAAGCACTGAAGTTTCTGTTTCTCATTGGTGTGCCAAATCTCAGTTCGCATATTCATTTTAGTGTTTGTTACCCACAGTTAAGCTATATTCAGTTCGTTGTTTAGAAGTTCAACTTTGAAGTTGACTTTTGCTTTCAAAGCTTCGAAAACCTTCAGAATGGTTTCAATTGTTACGTTTTTGGCGTTGTTCTCAAGTTTCGAAATCTGTGATTTCCTTACACCAATGAGCTCTCCAAGTTGCTCTTGAGTTAAGTGACGTTCCTTGCGAGCAGTCTTGATCATATCTCCAATGAGTTCGAGTTTAAGCTCAAATTCAAATTGATCTCTTCGAGGCGTTCCGACCTTTCCGATTAGTAAATCCTGTGCTTCGTCTAAACTGTATGTCTTCATCTTCCTTTCTTTTTGCGTTCAAAATATTCAATTCTGATTTGTTCGGCTTTTTCAATTTCCTGAGGACTTACTTTGTCGGTTTTCTTTACAAAACCATGAGTCCCACAAACCAGAGTCATTTCATTATTTTCCTTATCCCAAAAAGC
This Marinoscillum sp. 108 DNA region includes the following protein-coding sequences:
- a CDS encoding helix-turn-helix domain-containing protein — encoded protein: MKTYSLDEAQDLLIGKVGTPRRDQFEFELKLELIGDMIKTARKERHLTQEQLGELIGVRKSQISKLENNAKNVTIETILKVFEALKAKVNFKVELLNNELNIA